The following are encoded in a window of Salinibacter ruber DSM 13855 genomic DNA:
- a CDS encoding DUF2160 family membrane protein yields the protein MLSLPPDWMNWTSPTLIFLGSIILLLISLTIWDMKEPGWARQGLLPIETTRGDRFFMGLLMTGALFCLWLYLVGPTAVWAVLLLGALSIIGTINFF from the coding sequence ATGCTCTCTCTTCCCCCCGACTGGATGAACTGGACGTCCCCCACCCTCATCTTCCTCGGGTCGATCATTCTGCTGCTCATCAGCCTGACGATCTGGGACATGAAGGAGCCCGGATGGGCACGCCAGGGGCTCCTCCCCATCGAGACCACCCGGGGCGATCGCTTCTTCATGGGCCTGCTGATGACGGGCGCCCTCTTTTGCCTGTGGCTCTACCTGGTGGGGCCGACGGCCGTGTGGGCGGTGCTCCTCCTCGGGGCGCTGTCCATTATCGGCACCATCAACTTTTTCTAG
- a CDS encoding carbohydrate ABC transporter permease, which produces MNKKYYLILFLVFILIPIYWMVNMSFKPNSEILSRLTLYPHEFTLANYEEILTSEFWRAGYINSIIMASMNVVFVTIAALPAAYAFSRWDFRGDKHLFFWFLTNRMAPPAAFMVPFFILYSNLNLIDTYWAVALAHCLFNLPLAIWILEGFMSGIPKEIDEMAFIDGHSFTSFCWNIFLPLIKPGIAVTAFLTFMFSWVELLLARTLTNEAAQPITVTLTRSLGAGGWDWGVLAAAGVIAMIPGAIIVYLVRDLLATGFSMGRV; this is translated from the coding sequence ATGAATAAAAAGTATTATCTCATCCTGTTTTTGGTATTCATCCTGATACCAATCTACTGGATGGTCAACATGTCGTTCAAGCCGAACTCCGAGATTCTGAGTCGGCTGACGCTGTATCCGCACGAGTTCACGCTCGCGAACTACGAGGAGATTCTGACCTCGGAGTTTTGGCGGGCCGGGTACATCAACTCCATCATCATGGCCTCCATGAACGTGGTGTTCGTGACCATCGCGGCCCTCCCCGCCGCCTACGCCTTTTCGCGCTGGGACTTTCGGGGCGACAAGCACCTGTTCTTCTGGTTCCTGACGAACCGGATGGCGCCCCCGGCGGCCTTCATGGTGCCGTTCTTCATCCTCTACTCGAACCTAAACCTGATCGACACCTACTGGGCGGTCGCGCTGGCACACTGCCTGTTCAACCTGCCGCTGGCCATCTGGATTCTGGAGGGGTTCATGTCCGGCATCCCGAAGGAGATCGACGAGATGGCCTTTATCGACGGGCACAGCTTCACCAGCTTCTGCTGGAACATCTTCCTCCCGTTGATCAAGCCCGGCATCGCGGTGACGGCGTTTCTGACGTTCATGTTCTCCTGGGTTGAGCTGCTTCTCGCCCGCACCCTCACCAACGAGGCCGCACAGCCGATTACCGTTACCCTGACCCGGAGCCTCGGCGCCGGCGGCTGGGACTGGGGCGTGCTGGCCGCGGCGGGTGTGATCGCCATGATTCCCGGGGCCATCATCGTGTACCTCGTCCGCGACCTCCTGGCCACGGGCTTCTCCATGGGCCGCGTGTAG